A genomic stretch from Mycobacterium malmoense includes:
- a CDS encoding TetR/AcrR family transcriptional regulator — protein MRVAAMPLSASPRSRDPPRERPQVDRSQSAAVPLAEMTSSQLKRRAKIIDAVTDLIGEAGADAVQMRDVAQRAGVALATLYKYFSSKEDLLVAALAGWQTRVVQPIAGAAETTGQDLLSSIVDYLGAALRASYVDPEMTALALRLTISTEPTAMAAMHQMLQTNAGFLNRLVDVVAPEELPHVAFGLSAALTGSLIGLLTGRMTLEASLSHVEWLARVLLGDVQPRTRK, from the coding sequence TTGCGCGTTGCCGCCATGCCGCTTTCGGCGTCCCCGCGTTCGCGCGATCCACCGCGTGAACGCCCACAAGTCGACCGGTCTCAATCCGCCGCCGTTCCCTTGGCAGAGATGACCAGCAGTCAACTGAAACGGCGAGCCAAGATCATCGATGCGGTCACCGACCTGATCGGCGAGGCCGGCGCCGATGCGGTGCAGATGCGCGACGTGGCCCAGCGGGCGGGAGTGGCACTGGCCACCCTCTATAAGTACTTCAGCTCCAAAGAGGACCTCTTGGTGGCGGCCCTCGCGGGCTGGCAAACGCGGGTGGTCCAGCCCATCGCGGGCGCCGCCGAAACGACCGGACAGGATCTGTTGTCCAGCATCGTGGACTACTTAGGGGCCGCCCTGCGCGCCTCTTATGTTGACCCCGAGATGACCGCGTTGGCCCTGCGCTTGACGATATCCACCGAGCCCACGGCGATGGCGGCGATGCACCAGATGCTACAGACGAACGCTGGGTTTTTAAATCGCCTTGTCGATGTTGTTGCGCCGGAGGAGCTTCCGCACGTCGCTTTCGGTCTCAGCGCGGCGTTGACCGGCTCGCTTATCGGATTGCTCACCGGCAGAATGACTTTGGAGGCTTCGCTAAGCCATGTCGAGTGGCTCGCACGTGTCCTGCTCGGCGACGTACAGCCGCGCACGCGAAAGTAG